Below is a window of Cytophagia bacterium CHB2 DNA.
ATCGCTTGGGCGGCGCAACTGACGGCTCTTGAGGAATCCGGGGGATTTAGCCATGGTTCCGATTCAATGCGGTGACGTCGTTTTAGCCGGCCTGCCTTTTGTTCAAGATTTCACCCAAACCCAAAAACGCCCTGTGCTTGTTGTGCAAAACAATGCGGGCAATCGCTTCAGCTCGAATACCATAGTACTTGCCATTTCGAGCCAGCCGCCGGCAAAGGATCATCTTTTCCACTTTAGAATCCCAGCCAACTCTGACATAGGCAGAGCAGTGGGTTTGATTCAAGATTCGGTCGTCTAAGCAGAGATCATTCTAACCATACCTCAAGCGCTTATATCAAAAAAGCTTGGAATTTTGTTCGAGCCGGTCATGCACGAAATAGAAAAAGGCATCAAAGTCAGCTTGGCCCTTATCTGATCAAATCCCCATAGCGCAACGGCTTGCCACGTTCCCATGGCCGATATTCGTTGCAGAAATCAATGCGCTCGCCGATGGTGGGATGCGAGGCGCGCCAGAGTTTGTAAAGCCAGCCGGGCCGCGGGTTGCCCAAATTTTCCATCTGCAATTTCACAAAGGCCGTGGCCGCCGCATGATTATTTTGACAAATCTCCAGTCCGAATCGATCGGATTCGCGCTCTTGATAACGCGTAAACGTGAGCGCGATCGGCATGACGATAAACGAGAACATGTTGATCAGCAACAGCAATAGCGGCAACGAGGCAATATCGGATAATTGATTGAACCCGAAGCGCGCTTGATATTTTCGCAGCAGGCCGCCGGACACGCGATGCGCGGCGTACAACGTCAACAAGATCAAAACCGAAAAAAACAAAATGCCTTTCACCACGTGGCCGAGCACGTAGTGCCCCATTTCGTGCCCCATCACGAACAGCAGTTCTTGTTCATCCAGCTTTGCGATAATGGTATCCCACAACACGATGCGTTTCGTGTCGAGAAAGCCGGAGACATAAGCATTTACCGCTTTGGTATCGACACTTTTGTTGACTTCATAAACCCGGCTGCCCTCGATGCCGGCGCGATCGGCCAGCGCCAAAATTTTGGCTTCCAGCGCTTTGTCTTGCATCGGGCCGAATTTGTTGAACAGCGGCGCGATCCAAACCGGACTGATGAGCATAAAGAAAAACAAAAACGGCGCGGCCAGAATGCCGGTGAATAGCCACCAGCGCTGCGGGCTTTTCTTGAGCAAAAGATACGGTACCCACAAAAACAACACGCCGATCATCATGCCCACCAGCAGCGATTTCAACGCATCACCGAACCATTTTCCGAAAGCTTGATTGGAGAGATCGTAGGCATGCTGCCGCACAAAATCCTGGTAATAACTCAGAGGAAAATCAATAATGAAATTGAGGGCGCTAAAGATGATGAAATAGACGCCAACAACGAAGAACCACCGGCGCCCGATTTTTTGCGCCCAATTGCGGATGCGCGCCGAAAACCCGGTAAAGAGAAACAAAGCCGGAATCAGAAGTCCCCACAACAAATTGATCAACCACAAAATGTTTCCGCTATGATAATAGCGCATGGCCTTTTCGCTCGGCTCCGGCACGGCAACCGGCCCAGCTTCCTGGGCCACATACTGCAATGTGTCAAACTCGGCAACCGCTGCAGACGTATCGCTTGTCAACGGCTCTTGCGCCAGGGCAGCGCCGCTCAAAACGAGCACCACGGCGAGGGCGAAACAAATTTTGTTTATCATACTCTTTTCTCACTCTGCGACAATTACTCATGACCCCAGCCTTGACGAAGCCGGCTATTTCCAAAACCGCTTGGGTAATGATATGATCGTGACGATGGGTGACGGTTTGCGCGGAAAATTTGACACAAGCAAAAAAGCAGCAGGAATGATACTCGAACAGCGTAGGCGAGTTTGTACGCCGGCATGCGCGGCTCCCTTTCGTCTCAAGCTGTTTGGGGATTGAAGAAGTGTGAATTGGTAAGGTATTTGGCGGGAAAAAGCAAGAGATTTTTGGCTTATTCCCATTGTCCGCGGCGGCGATAAACTGCTTGCGCCTGTATGGCGTTTTCATTACATTTTTGCTCACCTGCATTTCTGCGCTGCGCCGTCTCCAGTTTTGCAGGATGTTTCAACGGGAGGAAAATTCTATGAAGCAGACTGTTCTCTTCCGCACGTTTCTCGCTCTCGCCTGTTCAGCCTTCTCTGCGTATGCGCAAAATCCCTCTCTCTTTTCGCCGCAGCGCCTTTCCGTGCAGGTCGGTTCGGCCTATCATTTCAATCCCTGGGGAAATTACAATAATGCGCTAGCCACTGTGTCGCAGGAAATCCGTTTAAATCGCTTTTACATCGAACCAATCGGATATTATGAAAAAATCAACGGCGATCTTTCGGCGCGAGGCACGCTGGGTTATCATCTGCCGGAAATCATTCCCCGCTTGTTTTTGCTGTTAGACGGACAATATGCCAGTCTTGATGCGGGCTTCGAGTTTTATCCCGATCCCGGCAAGATCCCCGAACAATTCATCAGCCCGGCTT
It encodes the following:
- a CDS encoding type II toxin-antitoxin system PemK/MazF family toxin; the protein is MVPIQCGDVVLAGLPFVQDFTQTQKRPVLVVQNNAGNRFSSNTIVLAISSQPPAKDHLFHFRIPANSDIGRAVGLIQDSVV
- a CDS encoding M48 family metallopeptidase, coding for MINKICFALAVVLVLSGAALAQEPLTSDTSAAVAEFDTLQYVAQEAGPVAVPEPSEKAMRYYHSGNILWLINLLWGLLIPALFLFTGFSARIRNWAQKIGRRWFFVVGVYFIIFSALNFIIDFPLSYYQDFVRQHAYDLSNQAFGKWFGDALKSLLVGMMIGVLFLWVPYLLLKKSPQRWWLFTGILAAPFLFFFMLISPVWIAPLFNKFGPMQDKALEAKILALADRAGIEGSRVYEVNKSVDTKAVNAYVSGFLDTKRIVLWDTIIAKLDEQELLFVMGHEMGHYVLGHVVKGILFFSVLILLTLYAAHRVSGGLLRKYQARFGFNQLSDIASLPLLLLLINMFSFIVMPIALTFTRYQERESDRFGLEICQNNHAAATAFVKLQMENLGNPRPGWLYKLWRASHPTIGERIDFCNEYRPWERGKPLRYGDLIR